A genomic stretch from Ureibacillus composti includes:
- a CDS encoding response regulator transcription factor, whose translation MKKKLLIIEDEISIARFLELELKHEQFDVTLEHDGREGLVRALEQPYDCILLDVMLPSLNGIEVCRRVRAQSDVPIILLTARDAVMDRVAGLDAGADDYIVKPFAIEELLARIRSIFRRVERTDGNEDVLQVRQLIIYPDSYEVYFESNKIELTKTEYDLLKLLCENKNRVCTREMILETVWGYETEIETNVVDVYIRHLRAKLKTEQNPYIETVRGVGYVVRE comes from the coding sequence ATGAAGAAAAAACTATTAATAATAGAAGATGAGATAAGTATAGCCCGTTTCCTAGAACTCGAATTAAAACACGAACAATTTGATGTTACATTAGAACATGATGGGCGTGAAGGGTTAGTTCGTGCTTTAGAACAGCCTTATGATTGTATATTGCTTGACGTCATGTTACCGTCTCTAAATGGGATTGAGGTATGTCGTAGAGTAAGAGCACAATCCGATGTCCCCATTATATTATTAACTGCACGTGATGCCGTTATGGACCGTGTTGCAGGATTAGATGCAGGTGCAGATGATTACATCGTAAAGCCATTTGCTATTGAGGAGCTACTTGCGCGGATTCGTTCGATTTTTAGAAGGGTAGAACGTACCGATGGAAATGAAGATGTTTTACAAGTTCGACAACTAATAATCTATCCTGACTCCTATGAAGTGTATTTTGAAAGTAATAAAATCGAACTTACAAAAACCGAGTACGATTTATTAAAGTTACTGTGTGAAAATAAAAATAGGGTTTGCACTCGGGAGATGATCTTGGAAACAGTTTGGGGGTATGAGACGGAAATTGAAACAAATGTTGTAGATGTTTATATTAGACATTTGCGGGCAAAATTAAAGACGGAACAGAACCCTTATATCGAAACTGTAAGGGGGGTAGGGTATGTGGTGAGAGAATGA
- a CDS encoding HAMP domain-containing histidine kinase, with protein MNKVKNFFMNLSLKKKWTLSSTIVIFISYAAICTIIYLALYTWLIHNEENNAIRTVDDLTAFFESQEGPITIQELQQSSGLMKAIINQNQTVRIFNLDGYEVLRINNTSPAAKLEKSELQYFDTMVMKKKLEGNDVFVLERVVQIGRFQGYLQLIHPLNSFQSMMKYVLTAMLIAGIGALLVAGSISYYLANLLMKPLQDLRDSMVSVREKGFDEEISVTYKADDEIGDLITIYQSMIDELHSSFKKQHQFVSDASHELRTPIQAIEGHLSLIKRWGKNDPEVLEESLNTSITEVQRMKKMIEELLDLARKEEKEQHAYADVQHVIESVIMELQFVHKEANVNVLYFGEKKDAHITENALSQILRNIIENGIRYSEHQPVINIEINYLPEHIFITIKDNGIGISNEHLPHIFDRFYRIDASRKSNGGTGLGLSITKMLAERYDVKIDVTSKVNYGTTFTLRFPIV; from the coding sequence ATGAATAAAGTGAAAAATTTTTTTATGAATTTATCATTAAAAAAGAAGTGGACACTATCAAGCACAATTGTCATTTTCATAAGTTATGCGGCAATCTGTACTATTATATACTTGGCGTTATATACCTGGCTTATTCATAACGAAGAAAACAATGCAATTCGTACTGTTGATGATTTAACTGCTTTCTTTGAATCACAGGAAGGACCAATTACTATTCAAGAACTACAACAAAGTTCAGGCCTTATGAAAGCCATTATTAATCAAAATCAAACTGTACGTATTTTTAATTTAGATGGTTATGAAGTACTAAGGATTAATAATACGTCGCCAGCAGCAAAACTCGAAAAATCTGAATTACAATACTTTGATACGATGGTTATGAAAAAAAAACTAGAGGGCAATGATGTATTTGTATTAGAAAGAGTAGTACAAATAGGTAGGTTTCAGGGTTATTTACAACTAATTCATCCATTAAATAGCTTTCAATCTATGATGAAATATGTCTTAACTGCTATGCTAATTGCAGGGATCGGAGCTCTTTTAGTTGCTGGATCTATCAGTTACTATTTAGCAAATCTCTTAATGAAACCCCTTCAAGATCTACGTGACTCGATGGTATCAGTACGTGAAAAAGGATTTGACGAGGAAATTAGTGTTACATATAAGGCAGATGATGAAATAGGCGATTTAATTACGATTTATCAATCCATGATAGATGAATTACATAGTTCTTTTAAGAAACAGCATCAATTTGTTTCGGATGCGTCACACGAACTTAGAACGCCTATTCAAGCAATAGAAGGGCATTTATCTTTGATTAAGCGATGGGGAAAGAATGATCCAGAAGTGTTAGAAGAATCTCTTAATACCTCTATTACAGAAGTGCAGCGCATGAAAAAAATGATAGAAGAACTGTTAGATTTAGCACGTAAAGAAGAGAAGGAACAACACGCCTATGCAGATGTCCAACATGTTATAGAATCTGTTATTATGGAACTGCAATTTGTTCATAAAGAAGCAAATGTTAATGTACTATACTTTGGTGAGAAAAAAGATGCTCATATAACCGAAAACGCCCTTTCTCAAATCTTAAGAAATATTATTGAAAATGGAATTCGTTATAGCGAACATCAACCGGTCATTAATATAGAAATTAATTATTTACCTGAACACATATTTATTACGATAAAAGACAATGGGATTGGGATTTCAAACGAACATTTACCACACATTTTTGATCGTTTTTATCGCATAGACGCTTCTCGTAAAAGTAATGGTGGAACAGGTTTAGGATTAAGTATTACAAAAATGCTAGCTGAACGATATGATGTTAAAATTGATGTGACTAGTAAAGTTAATTATGGAACAACATTTACTTTAAGGTTTCCCATCGTTTAG